The Streptomyces sp. NBC_00459 DNA segment GATAAAGGCATGGATCGCTCCGTAAATTGGCACGATGGATTTCGCGTCCGCTGTGCGACCGCGGTGCAGCTGAGGGCGGAAGTGACAGATGACGCGATATGTGAAATGGCGTACGGGACGAAACGAGGTATGAGACGTATGAGCGGAAATTGTCGATGAGCGCGGTGTGCGGCACGGCGTCGACCCGCACGTTTTCGTGCGGATCACGGGCAACGCGGCTCGATCGGGCTTGGTCGGAGCCCGGATGCCCCCGTGTCGTCTCGGTTCGCACTCCCTTGGGCGGGTGTGCCCCGGAGAATGCAATCCGAATTGTTTCGACCCGGTTATGAACGGGTCAAGGTGGCCCGGCGTAATGTCGCTTTCCTGTTACAGAGTCACGACTTTTCGTACAGTTGGCGACCGCCTGTTCACCCGCCTCACCAGGAAGCTTTCCGAAGGGCAGGTGTAATTGCCCGGCGGTATTCCGTTTACGGGCGCCGGAATATGGCCGCCAAGGGCATGACAGAAATAGTATTCGATTTGGCTGCTGTATCGTTCCGCCCGGTTTCCCCTGGGTTTCCCTTCGTTTTCTGCCGCGTCACGGGAACGGAGGGAAGGAAGCGGCGTACGGGCGCTGCGCCGTGGCCGGGGCACCGGAGGGTGAGAGGGGTGGCGCCCGCCCGATACCGTTAGGGCGTGCAGGCAGCAAGTGAACCTCCAGAGAGCCCCAGCGGCCGACTCCACCGTGCGCGCGTCCTCTACCGGAACGTCTCCAAGCGCAGGACCGCGTGGCTGTTGCTCAAGGACACCGTCAACTCGTGCATCGAGTACCGGATCCTGGGTCTGGCGGCGGAGGCTGCCTTCTTCACGCTGCTCTCCGTGCCGCCACTGCTGTTGAGCCTGATCGGGCTGCTCGGCTACGTCGACGACTGGACCGGCACCGACACCATCACCAGCCTGGAGACCAACATCCTGGAGGCGTCCCGCACGGTCCTGTCGGACAAGGGCGTCGCGGAGATCGCCCGGCCGATCCTGAACGACGTGATGAAGGGCGGCCGGCCCGACGTCATCTCCATAGGATTCCTGTTCGCCCTCTGGTCCGGCTCGCGCGCGGTGAACGTCTTCATCGACACCATCACCGTGATGTACGGCCTCGACGGCGTCCGCGGCATCGTCAAGACCCGGCTCGTCGCCTTCGTGCTGTTCGTCGTGGCACTGCTGATCGGCTCGGTCGCGCTGCCGCTGATGGTGGCGGGTCCGGACGCCGTGCTCAGCGTCCTGCCGTGGTCGGAGACGCTCGTACAGGTCCTGTACTGGCCCGTGGTGATCCTGCTGTCCATCGCCTTCCTGACGACGCTGTTCCACGTGTCGGTGCCCGTGCGTTCCCCGTGGATCGAGGACGTCCCGGGCGCGCTCATGGCCCTCGCCATGTGGGTGTTCGGCAGCTTCCTGCTGCGTATCTACCTGACCAAGACGATCGAGGGCGCCACGATCTACGGATCGCTCGCCGCCGCCGTCGCCGTCCTCCTGTGGGTCGGCGTGTCCGCGTTCGCGGTGCTCGTCGGGGCCGCCGTCAACGCGGCGATCGACCGTGTCTGGCCCGCCGCCGCCACCGCCGCCGCACGAGCCGCCAACGAACGGATTCGCAAGGAGGAGGCCGCCGAGTACGTCGCCCGGATGTCGGCCGCCCGGGCCTACGAGCCCGACGACCCCGACGACTGCGACATGCCCTCCGAGTTCCCGGAACGCTGGTCGCGCTTCCTGCCCCCGGAGGACGTGACGTCCCGGCTGCGGGCGCACGTGAAGAGCACGCCCAAGACAGGGGAGGGCCCGCCCCCCGAGAAGTGACGGGGAACGGGCTCGTCCACTGCCTGCCGCGGCCTCACACCTTCCACACCCCGGCCGCCGCGTTCTCCCGTACGAAGTCGGAGAACTCGCGCGGCTCACGGCCGAGGACCTGCCGGACGCCGTCCGTGAGACGGGAGTTGCGGCCGTCGAGGAGCCCCTCGAAGACCTCCACCAGGAACGCGGCCTCCTCCGGCGGCACCCCGAACCCCTCCAGCGTCTCCCCGTACGCCCGCGCCGGTACCGGCGTGTACGTCAGCCCGCTGCCCGTCGCCGCGGCGATCTCCGCCACCGCCTCCCGGAAACTCAGCAGCCGCGGCCCGGTCAGCTCCAACGTCCGCCCCACATACCGCTCCCCGGACACGAACACGGCGGTGACCACGTCCGCGATGTCCCGCACATCGAGGAACGGCTCCCTCACCTCGCCTGCGGGGAAGACGAGTTCACCGTGGCGCAGCCCCTCCACCAGCGGCCCCTCGCTGAAGTTCTGCGCGAACCACGAGGCCTGTACGACCGTCCAGTCCGCGCCCGACGACTTCAACGCCTCCTCCGTCGCCCGGGCCTGCTCCTCCCCGCGCGCCGACAGCAGCACCAGCCGCCGCACCCCGAGCCCCACCGCCTCCCGGGCCAGCGCCCCGACGCCCTCGGTCGCGCAGGGCGAACCCACGTCCGAGGGATACATCAGATACGCGGCGTCCGCACCCGCGAGGGCGTCCGCCCAGGTGGTCCGATCCGTCCAGTCGAAGCCCTGCGCACGGGACGCGGCCCGCACGGTGAGCCCGGCGCCGCGCACCGCCTCGGCGACCCGGCTGCCGGTCCGCCCGGAGGCCCCGGTGACGACCACGGTCGTACCGTCGCGGCCACTGTCGTCGCTCTGCCTGTTCTCCGTGTTCTGCGTCATGCCTCAAGTCAACGGCCGCGCGATCCGGGCGCCCATCGCTGAACGGCTCATTCCCATGCGTACGCGTCTACCCTGGCCGCATGGATGCCCTTGCAGGCCTGTTGGAGGGTCCACGCGCGCGTGGCGCCTTCATGATCCGCGCGTGTTTCGACCCGCCGTGGTGCGTGCGCGTCGAGGACGAGGCACTCCTGACGGTGATGCTCATGGTGCGGGGCGACGCCTGGATCACCCCGGACGCGGGGGAGCGGCTGCATCTGCGGGCCGGCGACCTGGCCATCGCGCGCGGCCCCGCCCCCTACACCTGCGCGGACGACCCGGCGACGCCCCCGCAGGCGGTGATCCTGCCCGGCGCCGAGTGCCGCTATCCGGACGGCCGTTCGCTGAACGGGGTGATGGACCTCGGAGTACGCACCTGGGGCGACCGTCTCGACGGCTCGGCCGTGATGCTGATCGGCACATATCTCATGCAGGGCGAGATCAGCGGCCGGCTGCTCGACGCCCTGCCGCCGCTGCTGTCGCTCACCTCCGACGTGTGGCAGTGCCCCCTGACACCGCTGCTCATGGACGAGGTGGGGCGCGACGAACCCGGCCAGGAAGTGGTCCTGGACCGACTGCTCGACCTGCTGGTCATCGCGGCCCTGAGGGCCTGGTTCTCCCGCCCGGAGGCGGCGGCCCCGGCCTGGTACGGGGCGCTGGCGGACCCGGTCGTGGGGCGCGTACTGCGTCTGGTCCAGGACGACCCCACCCACCCCTGGACAGTGGCCTCACTGGCCGCCGAGGCCGGGCTGTCGCGGGCCGCCCTGGCCCGCCGGTTCACCGACCTGGTGGGCGAACCCCCGATGACCTACCTCACCGGCTGGCGCCTGGCCCTGGCCGCCGACCGCCTGCGCGACACGGACCACACCCTCGACGCGATCGCCCGCCAGGTCGGCTACGGCAGCGCCTTCGCCCTGTCCAGCGCCTTCAAGCGGGTGTACGGGATCAGTCCTCAGGAACATCGGGCGCGGCGGGACCCGGTGCGGATCTAGCGGACGCGGGCACCCGGCGGCGTAGCGTGTCGTACGTGTACGAGGAACGGCCCTCCCGACTGCCGGGCGCCACGGTGTGGACGAACACCCCGGCCGGCCTCGGCGACGCGCGGCCCGTTCTGCCCGACGGCTGCATGGACCTGCTGTGGAGCGAGGGCCGGTTGCTGGTCGCGGGTCCCGACACCCGCCCGTACGTTCCGGAAGGCGCCCCCGCGCACTGGGCGGGCGTCCGCTTCCGTCCCGGCACGGCGCCGGCCCTGTTGGGCGTACCCGCGCACGAACTCCGCGACCGGCGCGTCGAGTTGGCCGACCTGTGGGGAGCGGCCGAGGTGCGACGCCTGAGGGCACGCTTCGACGCGGTGGCGGACCCGGCGACGGCGCTGGAAGAGCTGGCACTGGAACGGGCGGCGCACACGGAGCGGCCGGACCCCCTGCTGGACGGCCTGGTCGAGGCTCTGCGGGCGGGCCGCCCGGTCGCGCGTACGGCCGACGAACTGGGCCTGAGCGCACGCCAGTTGCACCGCCGCTCCCTCACCGCCTTCGGCTACGGCCCCAAGACGCTGGCCCGCATCCTCCGCCTCCAGCGAGCGCTCGCCCTGGCCCGGAAGGGGATGCCCTTCGCGGAGACGGCCGCCCGTGCGGGGTACGCCGACCAGGCCCACCTCGCCCGGGACGTACGGGAGTTGACGGGGATGCCGCTCGGGAGGCTACTCGGTGGGGGAGGGGACGGCTGAGTCCAGCGGGGCGAACAGATCGACGCCGTTGCCGTCCGGGTCGAGCACACACGCGTACCGCTGTCCCCATACGGCGTCCCACGGCTTCAGCTCGCTCCGATACCCCGCACCCACCAACTCCTCGTACAGGGAGTCGACTTCGGCGGCCGAGCCGCACAGTACGGCCAGCCCGGTCCGCCCGCCGCCGCTGGGGGGCCGCCACCCGGGGCGGAAGGACCGGACCGTCTCCTCGGTGTCCAGCAACAGCCGCATCCCGCCCGGGAGTTCGGCCTCGACATGCGGCTGCTGCTCGGCCCCCTCGGGGAAGTCGAGCCCGAGTCGACGGTAGAAGGCGACGGAGGCCGCGAGGTCGGCGGTGACGATGCCGATGGCGTCGAACCGGGGCGTGGGGCGTGGGGTCGGTTGTGAAGTCATACGGCCAGGCTAGGCGGGGTGCCCAAGGCCGGTCTTGAACGAATCGGACACGTCGGCATCCCCGGTCCACCCCCGGTTGCGGGCCCGGCGGGGGGCACGAATAGTGGGAAGGACAGCTGCACCTTGATCGGTGGCCGAGCCCCGCACAAGGAGCCCGCCCGGTCTCCCGACCGTGGCTGCCCACCGCCCCACACCTCGCTGACCTCTCCATTGCCATGAGAGGAGTGCTGCCATGCGCAAGCACACTCGGGCACATCGGCTTCTGACGGCGTCGACGGTCCTGTTCGCCGGCGGCGTCCTGCTGCTGCCGACTCCCACCGTCGCCCAGCCGGAGAATCAGGAATCGCGGGACTCCGCGGCAGTGGTCTCGGGAGCCGCGTTCCAGGTCAGGAACCCGCAGACCGGCAAGTGCATGACGGTCGCGGGCGGGCGTTCGACCGAGAACAACGTACGGCTCGTCCAGTTCAACTGCGACACGGACCCCTCGCGCCGCTGGAAGCTCACCGGCGGAAACGACAACTCCTACCAGCTCGTCAACGCGCAGACACGCAAGTGCGCGACGGTCGCGGGCGGACGCTCGACCGAGAACAACGTCGAACTGGTCCAGTTCGACTGCGACTCGGACCCCTCGCGCCGTTGGAGCCTCGTCAACTGGGACGGCGGCGCCTACGAACTCGTCAACGACCAGACGGGCAAGTGCGCGACGGTCGCCGGCGGCCGGTCCACCGAGAACAACATCCCACTGGTGCAGTTCGACTGTGACAGGGACCGGTCCCGCACCTGGACCCTGAACCTGGCGGGCTGACGGCACCGCACCCACCGAATGGCTCCTTCCGCGGGAATACCGACAGGTCATGTGTTGCTCTGATCTGAACGGTTCACGAGCGGCGGCGAGGGAGCTGGTGGGCAGATGAGGGACGAATCGAAGCAGCCCGTCGTGCGGACGCCCTACGGGGACGTCCGTGGCAGGTACGAGGGCGACGGGATCGCCGTGTTCCGCGGCATCCCGTACGCCGCACCGCCCTTCGGCCCCCGCCGGTTCCGGCCGCCCGTGCCGCCCACCCCCTGGGACGGGGTGCGCGACGCGGGCGGCTTCGGTCCCACCGCGCCGAAACCGCCGTACTCCGAGGCCTTCGCCCGGCTGCTGTCGGACCCCGTGGTGCCCGGCGACGACTGTCTCAACCTCAATGTCTGGACACCTGAGCCCGGGCACGGGGCCCGTCTCCCCGTCATGGTGTGGATCCACGGCGGCGCCCTGACCCGTGGCTCCTCGGCCGTTCCCGTCTACGACGGTCACGCCTTCGCCCGTGACGGCGTGGTCCTCGTCTCCGTCAACTACCGCCTGGGCGTGGAGGGTTACGGCCTCTTCCCCGACGCGCCCCCGAACCCCGGCCTGCGGGACCAGCTGGCCGCGCTGGAGTGGGTGCGGGCGTCGGTCGCGGCCTTCGGCGGCGACCCCGACCGCGTCACCGTCTTCGGTCAGTCGGCCGGAGCGATCAGCGTCGGCGCACTACTCGCCTCCCCGCGCGCCCGGGGGCTCTTCCGGCGGGCGGTGCTGCAGAGCGGGCCGCCCGAGGTGAGCGACCGGGACAAGGTACGGCGGATGGTGCGCCGGATGGCGACCCGGCTGAAGATCCCGGCGACCGCCGAGGCCTTCGCGGCCGTCGACCGGGAACTGCTGCTGCGCGTCCAGGGAGAGGTGGGGCGGCTGAGCAGTCCCGTGCTGGGCGGGCCCGCCTTCGGCATCGTCGTGGACGGCGACCTCGTGCCCCGCGACCCCCTGGAGGCACTGGTCGACGGGGCCGCCGCCGACGTCGACCTGCTCCTGGGCTGGACCCGGGACGAGTACCGGCTGTGGCTGGTGCCCGGCGGGCTGATGGAGCGCGTCGACCGGCTCGGCGCGGTCGCCCTGGCCGGGGCGATGGCCCGCTGCCACTGCGGTCCCGAGGTTCCGCGCGGCTATCGCACCCTGCACCCGGACGCCGGCACGGCAGACCTCGTCGGCCAGCTGGTCACCGACCACCTGCTCCGCGTACCGCTGCACCGGCTCGCGGACGCGCGGGGCGAGGGCGGCAGTGCACATGTGTACGAATTTGCGTGGCCGTCCGACCAGCCCGGCCTGGGTGCCTGCCATGCCCTCGAACTGGGATTCGTGTTCGGTACTCACCTGGCCCCCGAGTCCGCCAAGCTGGCGGGCCAGGGCGCCCCGGAGGAACTCGCCGAGGCCATGCACACGGCGTGGGTGCGCTTCGCCGTCGACGGTGACCCGGGCTGGCGGCCCTGGGACGCCTCGCACCCGGTGCGCGTCTTCGGTGACGGCGACCCGCACACCGTGGAAGGCCCACGGGACCGCGAACTGGCCCTGTGGGCCGCCGACCGGGCCGCCGCGCCCCCGACGGCTCCGGAGTCCGAACCCGGGTCGGCCGTGCGGCCCCGGTTGCCCCTACGGGGCGTACGGGGTGCGGAGCCGCTGTCCGTCGTACGACGTCTTCGCCGCCCCGGCGGTGTTCCCCGGCGCTGATCACCGCCGCCGGACGGGATCCGGCCAGGTGGCGGATCTGCCGCTCCTGACGGCAAATGACCAGTTCACACCGGTGAACGACCGACGGCGGAGTGGCGCAACACTGCCGCAACACCACCGAGGGCGGCCCACGGTTATGGTCCGGGGGACACGAACCCCCGGCCACCCTGGAGCCCCGATGCCCGCCGACCGCACTCGCGAACACACCGCGCCCGTCGCGGCCGCGCGTCGCCGCCGGCTGCGCGCCGACCGGGCACGGCAGCTCGCCGACCTGCTCCGCCACCAGCTCCTGACCGAGGGCTTCCCCGACGGCGTACTCCCGCACGAGGACGCCATCGGCGCCGACTACGGCGCGTCCCGCAACACCGTGCGCCAGGCCCTGGACCTGCTTCGCACCGAACAGCTGGTCGAGCGGCTGCCCGGCGTCGGGACGGTCGTCACCTGCCAGAAGTACCCGCACGGCCTGGACCGGTTGATGGGGCTCGCGGAGACCCTGCACGAGCACGGCCACGTCACCAACGAGGTCCGCACCATGAGCCCGGTCCCCGCGCCCGGACCGGTCGCCGCCCGCCTCGGACTGCCGGCGCGCGCCGAGGTGCTGTACGTGGAGCGGCTGCGCCGCCTGGGCGGGGTACCGCTGTCGCTGGACCTCACCTACATCCCGATGGACATCGGCGTCGAACTCCTCGGCGCCGACCTGGAGAACACCGACGTCTTCAGGCTGCTGGAACAGATCACCGGACGGCGCCTGGGCACCGCCGAGATCACCCTGGAGGCCGTCACCGCCGACGCGCACTCCGCCGCCGTCCTGGAGGCCCCGCGCGGCGCGGCCGTACTGATGCTGGAACGGCTCACCTGTCTGTCCGACGGGCGGCCCGTGGACCTGGAGTTCATCCGCTTCCGGGGCGACCGGATCACCATGCGCGGACTGCTCCACCGGTCCGCCTGACCCACCCCTTCCTCCTCTCTCACACCCCTCGCCAGCCGAATCCCGGAGACAGCCATGCCTCTCGTCCCCCAGCGTGCCGACGTGCCCGTCACGATCGACGAGTCCAAGTGCATCGACGGCTGCACCCTCTGCGTCGACATGTGCCCGCTGGACTCCCTCGCCATCGACCCGGACACCAGCAAGGCGTACATGCACGTCGACGAGTGCTGGTACTGCGGCCCCTGCGCCGCCCGCTGCCCCACCGGCGCGGTCACCGTCAACATGCCCTACCTCCTCCGGTGAAAGGTTCCTCCCGCATGGCTTCCGTGGCCCGCGCCCGCGCCCGTAACCAGTCACGCAGGACCGCTCCGGCCGTCCTCGCCGCGGCCCTGCTCCTGCCGCTCACCGCGTGCGGCGGTTCCGCCGACGCCAGCGACAGCAAGTCGGTCACCGTGACCGTCGGCTACCAGTCCAAGACCATCAACACCGTCACCGCGGGGACCCTGCTGCGCTCCCTCGGCTACTTCGAGAGCGCGCTGAAGGCCCAGGGCGCCCGTGACGGCATCGCCTACAAGGTGGAGTGGCAGGACTACGCGACGGGCGCGCCGATCACCGCCGCGATGGTCGCCGGGAAGGTCGACATCGGCTCCATGGGCGACTTCCCGCTGCTCATCAACGCCTCCCGCGGCAAGCAGCTGAACGCCCCGACCCGTATGGTCTCCGTCACCGGATACAACCCGCGCGGCGCCCTCAACACCGTGGTCACCGCCCCGGACTCCAAGCTGAAGTCACTGTCCGACCTGCGCGGCAGGAAGGTGTCGACGAGCGTCGGCTCGGCCGCCGACGGCACCCTCGTACGTGCCCTGGAGCAGGCCGGGCTCGACCCCGACAAGGACATCGGCAAGCTCAACCAGCAGCCCGCTGTGGGGGCTTCGGCGCTGGAGGCGGGCAGCGTCGACGCGCTCTCCCAGTTCGTGGCCTGGCCCGGCCTGCTCGCCTTCCAGTGCAAGGCGAAGGCCCTGTACGACGGCGGCTCGCTCGGCCTGCCCACCCTCCACGGTGTCACTGTCCGCGACGCCTTCGCCGATCAGCGCCCGGCGGTCGTCGAGGCGTTCCTCGGCGCCCAGATCAAGGCCACCGCGTATCTCGACGCGCACCCGGTCACCGCCGCCGAGAAGGTCGCCGAGGTCACCGGGCTGCCCGCGGAGGTCGTCTACCTCTACAACGGCAAGGGCGGCATCGCCACCTTCGACCCCACTCTCAAGCCGCAGCTGGTCGCCGCCCTGAAGAAGGACGTCCCGCTGCTGGTCTCCGCCAAGCTCGCGGGCGAGGTGAACGTCTCCGACTTCGTCGACGACAGCTACCTCAAGAAGGCGTACGGCACCGGATACGCCAAGGCCGCCGGCACCACGGCCCCCGCCTCCAGGCCCGAGGTCTGGCTCAAGGGCGCGTCCACCACCAGCACCTTCGCCGACCCGGCCGCCCTGCTGCGCTACGTCGCCGCGCACAGCACCGACGTACGGGCCGCGTACGTCCCCGACGCCACCACCGGCACCCGCTGGTTCGCCGACAAGTCGGTGTGGGTCCAGGACGGCACCGACCTGGAGCCCTTCGTCACCGAGGCCGCCGCCGACACCTGGACCGCCGCCCACCCCGGAGCGCGGATCGTCAGCTACGCCACGGCACTGGGGCAGGCAGCGAAATGACCGCCCCCGCCGCCTTCTCCGCCTCCTCTTTCCCGTATCCCCGCTACGCCCTGCGCGCGGTCTCGCTGCTGGCCGCGCTCGGGATCTGGCAGCTGCTCACCAGCCAACACGTCAACCTGTGGCTGCGGTTCGCCCAGTTCCCGACCGCCACCCAGGTCGCCCGCGAGTTCGGGCACCGCCTCGGCACGGGCGTCTACTGGCAGGACCTCACGGACAGCCTGACCCGCATCCTCACCGGCTTCGCGCTCGCCGCGGTGGCCGGAATCGCGGTCGGCACCGCCATCGCCCGCTCCCGGATCGCCGCCGACCTGCTCGGCCCGCTCCTCGAAGTACTGCGGCCCATCCCGGCCATCGCCCTCGTACCGGTGGCGATCCTGCTCTTCCCCACCAACGAGCAGGGCATCGTCTTCATCACCTTCACGGCCGCCTTCTTCCCCGTCCTCGTCTCCACCCGGCACGCGGTCAGGGCGCTGACCCCGGTCTGGGAGGAGGCCGTCCTCACCATGGGCGGCGGCCGGCTGCGCGTCCTCGCCTCCGTCGTCCTGCCCGGCGCACTGCCCGGCATCCTCGGCGGGCTCTCG contains these protein-coding regions:
- a CDS encoding YihY/virulence factor BrkB family protein: MQAASEPPESPSGRLHRARVLYRNVSKRRTAWLLLKDTVNSCIEYRILGLAAEAAFFTLLSVPPLLLSLIGLLGYVDDWTGTDTITSLETNILEASRTVLSDKGVAEIARPILNDVMKGGRPDVISIGFLFALWSGSRAVNVFIDTITVMYGLDGVRGIVKTRLVAFVLFVVALLIGSVALPLMVAGPDAVLSVLPWSETLVQVLYWPVVILLSIAFLTTLFHVSVPVRSPWIEDVPGALMALAMWVFGSFLLRIYLTKTIEGATIYGSLAAAVAVLLWVGVSAFAVLVGAAVNAAIDRVWPAAATAAARAANERIRKEEAAEYVARMSAARAYEPDDPDDCDMPSEFPERWSRFLPPEDVTSRLRAHVKSTPKTGEGPPPEK
- a CDS encoding NmrA family NAD(P)-binding protein, producing MTQNTENRQSDDSGRDGTTVVVTGASGRTGSRVAEAVRGAGLTVRAASRAQGFDWTDRTTWADALAGADAAYLMYPSDVGSPCATEGVGALAREAVGLGVRRLVLLSARGEEQARATEEALKSSGADWTVVQASWFAQNFSEGPLVEGLRHGELVFPAGEVREPFLDVRDIADVVTAVFVSGERYVGRTLELTGPRLLSFREAVAEIAAATGSGLTYTPVPARAYGETLEGFGVPPEEAAFLVEVFEGLLDGRNSRLTDGVRQVLGREPREFSDFVRENAAAGVWKV
- a CDS encoding AraC family transcriptional regulator, which gives rise to MDALAGLLEGPRARGAFMIRACFDPPWCVRVEDEALLTVMLMVRGDAWITPDAGERLHLRAGDLAIARGPAPYTCADDPATPPQAVILPGAECRYPDGRSLNGVMDLGVRTWGDRLDGSAVMLIGTYLMQGEISGRLLDALPPLLSLTSDVWQCPLTPLLMDEVGRDEPGQEVVLDRLLDLLVIAALRAWFSRPEAAAPAWYGALADPVVGRVLRLVQDDPTHPWTVASLAAEAGLSRAALARRFTDLVGEPPMTYLTGWRLALAADRLRDTDHTLDAIARQVGYGSAFALSSAFKRVYGISPQEHRARRDPVRI
- a CDS encoding helix-turn-helix transcriptional regulator, which codes for MYEERPSRLPGATVWTNTPAGLGDARPVLPDGCMDLLWSEGRLLVAGPDTRPYVPEGAPAHWAGVRFRPGTAPALLGVPAHELRDRRVELADLWGAAEVRRLRARFDAVADPATALEELALERAAHTERPDPLLDGLVEALRAGRPVARTADELGLSARQLHRRSLTAFGYGPKTLARILRLQRALALARKGMPFAETAARAGYADQAHLARDVRELTGMPLGRLLGGGGDG
- a CDS encoding VOC family protein, translated to MTSQPTPRPTPRFDAIGIVTADLAASVAFYRRLGLDFPEGAEQQPHVEAELPGGMRLLLDTEETVRSFRPGWRPPSGGGRTGLAVLCGSAAEVDSLYEELVGAGYRSELKPWDAVWGQRYACVLDPDGNGVDLFAPLDSAVPSPTE
- a CDS encoding RICIN domain-containing protein, coding for MRKHTRAHRLLTASTVLFAGGVLLLPTPTVAQPENQESRDSAAVVSGAAFQVRNPQTGKCMTVAGGRSTENNVRLVQFNCDTDPSRRWKLTGGNDNSYQLVNAQTRKCATVAGGRSTENNVELVQFDCDSDPSRRWSLVNWDGGAYELVNDQTGKCATVAGGRSTENNIPLVQFDCDRDRSRTWTLNLAG
- a CDS encoding carboxylesterase/lipase family protein, which encodes MRDESKQPVVRTPYGDVRGRYEGDGIAVFRGIPYAAPPFGPRRFRPPVPPTPWDGVRDAGGFGPTAPKPPYSEAFARLLSDPVVPGDDCLNLNVWTPEPGHGARLPVMVWIHGGALTRGSSAVPVYDGHAFARDGVVLVSVNYRLGVEGYGLFPDAPPNPGLRDQLAALEWVRASVAAFGGDPDRVTVFGQSAGAISVGALLASPRARGLFRRAVLQSGPPEVSDRDKVRRMVRRMATRLKIPATAEAFAAVDRELLLRVQGEVGRLSSPVLGGPAFGIVVDGDLVPRDPLEALVDGAAADVDLLLGWTRDEYRLWLVPGGLMERVDRLGAVALAGAMARCHCGPEVPRGYRTLHPDAGTADLVGQLVTDHLLRVPLHRLADARGEGGSAHVYEFAWPSDQPGLGACHALELGFVFGTHLAPESAKLAGQGAPEELAEAMHTAWVRFAVDGDPGWRPWDASHPVRVFGDGDPHTVEGPRDRELALWAADRAAAPPTAPESEPGSAVRPRLPLRGVRGAEPLSVVRRLRRPGGVPRR
- a CDS encoding GntR family transcriptional regulator, which produces MPADRTREHTAPVAAARRRRLRADRARQLADLLRHQLLTEGFPDGVLPHEDAIGADYGASRNTVRQALDLLRTEQLVERLPGVGTVVTCQKYPHGLDRLMGLAETLHEHGHVTNEVRTMSPVPAPGPVAARLGLPARAEVLYVERLRRLGGVPLSLDLTYIPMDIGVELLGADLENTDVFRLLEQITGRRLGTAEITLEAVTADAHSAAVLEAPRGAAVLMLERLTCLSDGRPVDLEFIRFRGDRITMRGLLHRSA
- a CDS encoding 4Fe-4S dicluster domain-containing protein, whose product is MPLVPQRADVPVTIDESKCIDGCTLCVDMCPLDSLAIDPDTSKAYMHVDECWYCGPCAARCPTGAVTVNMPYLLR
- a CDS encoding ABC transporter substrate-binding protein produces the protein MASVARARARNQSRRTAPAVLAAALLLPLTACGGSADASDSKSVTVTVGYQSKTINTVTAGTLLRSLGYFESALKAQGARDGIAYKVEWQDYATGAPITAAMVAGKVDIGSMGDFPLLINASRGKQLNAPTRMVSVTGYNPRGALNTVVTAPDSKLKSLSDLRGRKVSTSVGSAADGTLVRALEQAGLDPDKDIGKLNQQPAVGASALEAGSVDALSQFVAWPGLLAFQCKAKALYDGGSLGLPTLHGVTVRDAFADQRPAVVEAFLGAQIKATAYLDAHPVTAAEKVAEVTGLPAEVVYLYNGKGGIATFDPTLKPQLVAALKKDVPLLVSAKLAGEVNVSDFVDDSYLKKAYGTGYAKAAGTTAPASRPEVWLKGASTTSTFADPAALLRYVAAHSTDVRAAYVPDATTGTRWFADKSVWVQDGTDLEPFVTEAAADTWTAAHPGARIVSYATALGQAAK
- a CDS encoding ABC transporter permease, with protein sequence MTAPAAFSASSFPYPRYALRAVSLLAALGIWQLLTSQHVNLWLRFAQFPTATQVAREFGHRLGTGVYWQDLTDSLTRILTGFALAAVAGIAVGTAIARSRIAADLLGPLLEVLRPIPAIALVPVAILLFPTNEQGIVFITFTAAFFPVLVSTRHAVRALTPVWEEAVLTMGGGRLRVLASVVLPGALPGILGGLSVGIGVSWICVISAEMISGQYGVGYRTWQDYTIVNYPGVLVGMATIGLLGWLTSTAVEVAGRRVTRWLPRPAAERAVPLRVRRPAAPVHTSGRAAS